The Faecalibaculum rodentium genome segment ATCCAGCCCCGCAAGGCCCGCCTGGTCCTGAACCTGATTCGGGGCAAGGACGTGGAAGAAGCTGCAGCCATCTGCAAGTTTCTGCCCAACAAGGGTGGTGCAATGGTCGGAAAGGTTCTGAAATCCGCCGTTGCCAACGCAGTGAACAATCACGACCTCGACGAAGACAAACTCTATGTCAAGGCCTGCTGGGCTGACGAGGGCATTACGATGAAGCGCTACATGCCCCGCGC includes the following:
- the rplV gene encoding 50S ribosomal protein L22, which produces MEVKATAKTLRIQPRKARLVLNLIRGKDVEEAAAICKFLPNKGGAMVGKVLKSAVANAVNNHDLDEDKLYVKACWADEGITMKRYMPRAKGSASPINKRTSHITVVVAEKE